Below is a window of Pochonia chlamydosporia 170 chromosome 7, whole genome shotgun sequence DNA.
CGCAAGAAAGAGCTACAGCATAATCACATCACGGTCTCATCAAGGCTTGGGCAATGGTGGTAAACCTCCATCGGATTAATATAGTCAGAACAGAAATAAAAGGTCCATTTCGTTTCGACATCTGCTAAAATGCCCGCCACATAATATCAACCATAGCGTATAGGGCTGAACAAGATATCGTAAGACAAATAAAGAGGAAAAAAGCCAGAAAAAGTTAAGACAGAGAGTAAAGGGTTGTAAGGAGCCACTACTGTCGGACGCAGAGCAGCACGAGTATACATTCGCAAAGCCCGTCTTATTAGTACGCGCTGCTTGAATCGCATGCGAAACGAGTATTTTGTAACAATATTCAAGCATGCTCCGTCCGCTGCAAAAGTGTTGGCTATTGCCCTAACGGATGGAAGCTCGCTGGAAGCGGCTGGGCATGCAACGATTTGGTCGCACCGCTAGGCTGTGATTTGGATAGCGGCAATTGCGACTGTGTGTATTAGCCAAGACCCTCGGCTAAGGCGAATGGTGTCGAGCCCAACTGTCAGAAGCTCTCGCACGATagcctcctcggcctcctcggCCACCTCGAATATGAGTAGATTCACCATCCTGCACATTCAgagtttctttctttcctgTCCGCCCTCCGCCAGGTCCTCGATGCCGAGTGGCTGTCCGTTGCGTATGGGAACCTCGTGAACTTCGAGGTAGAGAGTGAGGCAAAGACACTGACCTTGTTTCCTTCATTCCTGGAAAATGAACATGGATAATGCTTTGCCCCATCTGAGAACTCGAAGGAATTACAAAGGGGTCCATGATAGACGCTTGAACAAGGAATCTTTTGGGCAATGTTTTAGCttgtgccatggctggtTGCCATGCTGCTTCCGGCGTCTTGTGTGGGAGGCGTATTTGCGGTAGGGAGCCCATCTCTTGCTCCTCAAAACACTCTTCGGCCATGGGTTTGGATATGAGTGAGTGATAACCAAATTCGGCTTGTGCTAGTGACAATGTAGGAAGTGAAACGGTTGCTGAAGTTTGATAGCCGAGGTGGTCGAACGCACCTTTGCTGGAGACGTCGACGGTAGTATCCCTGCCCAGAGGTGGCTTGTCCCCGTGGAACAATTTATGGAACCTGGCTTGCCAGTCCTGCTCACTGTCTGGTAATAAATCGTGACTGTGTTGATACCGCTGGACATCTTTTGTGTTACTTCGACTAGGCCAAGCATTGTTAGACCTTGGTGGGAGATGTTGTGCTGATAACAAGGTAGGAGGAAGCTTCACAACCGGTTGAGGCTTCGGGAGAGACACATGTGGCCTCATAACGTCTCCTTCGTACACAGGGTGTCCTTCCATCGTaggtggaggaggagttggtgatggcgaacGAGAATGAACCCGCCCGCTTGGCAATTCATGACGGGCATCTTTCGCAGGGAAGAATCTTGATGGTCGCGACTGTGGCGGTGCCCCAGAACCAATTACGCCAGCGTTAACAGAAGGGACTGAATCCTCTAAAGAGCCACTGCCTTTTTGAGACGAATCCTTACTTGCTTTCCACGGCGCCGGTTGATGAGACTGCACATCCACTGTCCCAATTTTATGGCGAGTGCCATCCCCTGGAACATGAATTGGGCGCCAGGTATCTTTGATCGCTGGCTGTGTGTCTTCCATAGTTAGTCCCCTCTCCATCAGTTGACGTTCACGACCAACTCTCTCAGTTAGCCTCGTAGAACTCAACTTCCTGTCGTTTTCTGCTACAGACGCGACCCACTTGCTGGCAAGCTCTGATCCTGTTGTATCGTACCGAGAGCTTTGGGAGCTGATTGAAGGCATTTGGGAAGACTGAACCTGGCCGTGGGAAGTCGCTCTTGCGGTGCTACTAGGTGGCGCAATTGGCAATGGTCCCTTGGGTCCTTGTTGCGCTGAAGCATTGGTAACTCTGCCAAGATCTGGATTGAATGTACCATTCCCTAATCCGCGGTCATTGTCTGGAGAACCCCAAACATTCCGCGACGGTGGTGGCGCGCCGGCACCCCAAGACGGAAACCTGTCCGGACGAGCACCTGGCCCGCCCCAAATCTCGCTGCGACGCGGTTCGTGGCCATGAGAGAGCCTCCTTGAACTtcccgccgccgccggcacggatgatgttgtggatTGACTCTTAGAAGCCTTAGAATTGGCGACTGGGCCATCAggttggctggtgatggtcgATATGGCGCTCACCGGAGATAGGTCTCCGCCTGCAGAACTCTCCTGATCGTTTAGCGCTGGCCGTTCACGCTGTTGGATCTGGGTTGGCTGAACAGAGTCGATTTTTGGAGGAACGTCTTTTTTGCCGCTTCTTTTCTCAGGAGCAGGACCCAGTGCGTCTAGCTTCTTTTGAATGCGTTCTCTTTTAGCGGCTTCTTCACGtgcctcttcctcctggCGACGCTTCCTGGCAAGCTCAATACGTTCTCGCATCAGCTTTTTCTGGTACTCGACTTCATCTAGGATACTGTCACTAGTGTTTTGGGTGGGGTTAGGTCTCGAATCAGAGAAACCACCACTGGGCTGCGGTGTTGCGAGCGCCATGCCAGGAGAAGACTTTGTCACTCGTTGCATGGATGTGTGTTGTTTGGTGACAGCTGCATTGGAAGAAGCCGGCTCACTTGAAGGCGCAATGCTCTCCATGGATGTTGAGAAAGAGGCTCTGCTTGGTTCCATAGCATCCGTCGGTGGCAAAGGAGGCACATTCGTATCAGTGGCTTTGCCCTGCCTTTGCGGAAACAATCCACTTCCAGTGCTAACACTTGATGATCCTCGACGTCTGGTGAAAGTGGTGTCTTGTGGCATACGTCCAGAGTGCGGTGTCCCGTGAGTTTCCATACTTTGATCCGAAGGATGTGCCCGCTGAAGTAAAGCTGGATATTTGGGGTGGGATTCTGATTTCATTGAGCCCCGTCTTTCGGAAACCGGTTCATAGCGACCAGATTGCGAATTGTATAACTCCCTATTAGAGCCATCCCTCCAAGACGAGCGATTAAAATCGTCTGCGGCAATCTCTTTTGGCAGATAAACTGAAGTCTTCGGGACCGTACTATCCTTCGTTTGATTTGGGGGACCTGAGGCGTTGTCAACCAACCCTGGTGAGGCTCTATCAACGGGAGGTAATGTAGCCCAAGGCGATTTCGCCGGGGTAGTAGATGCAGGCGGTTTGGCGGCAAGTGCTGGTTTGTCCTGGGATGCAGGTTTTAATACTAGTCCCCTTCCCGTCGCTAAACCACCAGGTCTCGACATGGGCGTCCCAGACAGTA
It encodes the following:
- a CDS encoding mitochondrial F1F0 ATP synthase subunit F Atp17 (similar to Beauveria bassiana ARSEF 2860 XP_008596817.1) codes for the protein MSFVTRRALSTLIPPKVASPKAIGGAPDALRMQRVVSFYEKLPRGAAPEAKAKGLLGRYQAKYFGKKTSVQPVIHALVLLIGIGYAQNYYFHLLPGGPLTIIREQDGQAQDGQHDLTKANSDSTSNGDEIANKRVGIIEEHTNSADVSVSGGSDTEASRQREGDKGHGRSASSAKKPTTFKAVSVNKTFLASKGSPSGITAKPVYKPATSSKTPPPGSSALSSTRPRLIAKTGSGTRDSTPRFSSVVNGSKPASTPDPNAVWNKNRPPEPKKFTDEELKKYGIHMASRLNEDDAQGQNKWADIDDDDEDWAPEAITWGDGTKTTLPHLDEPQPSIDEKISLPNRPHIKPSSPAPTVLSGTPMSRPGGLATGRGLVLKPASQDKPALAAKPPASTTPAKSPWATLPPVDRASPGLVDNASGPPNQTKDSTVPKTSVYLPKEIAADDFNRSSWRDGSNRELYNSQSGRYEPVSERRGSMKSESHPKYPALLQRAHPSDQSMETHGTPHSGRMPQDTTFTRRRGSSSVSTGSGLFPQRQGKATDTNVPPLPPTDAMEPSRASFSTSMESIAPSSEPASSNAAVTKQHTSMQRVTKSSPGMALATPQPSGGFSDSRPNPTQNTSDSILDEVEYQKKLMRERIELARKRRQEEEAREEAAKRERIQKKLDALGPAPEKRSGKKDVPPKIDSVQPTQIQQRERPALNDQESSAGGDLSPVSAISTITSQPDGPVANSKASKSQSTTSSVPAAAGSSRRLSHGHEPRRSEIWGGPGARPDRFPSWGAGAPPPSRNVWGSPDNDRGLGNGTFNPDLGRVTNASAQQGPKGPLPIAPPSSTARATSHGQVQSSQMPSISSQSSRYDTTGSELASKWVASVAENDRKLSSTRLTERVGRERQLMERGLTMEDTQPAIKDTWRPIHVPGDGTRHKIGTVDVQSHQPAPWKASKDSSQKGSGSLEDSVPSVNAGVIGSGAPPQSRPSRFFPAKDARHELPSGRVHSRSPSPTPPPPTMEGHPVYEGDVMRPHVSLPKPQPVVKLPPTLLSAQHLPPRSNNAWPSRSNTKDVQRYQHSHDLLPDSEQDWQARFHKLFHGDKPPLGRDTTVDVSSKGAFDHLGYQTSATVSLPTLSLAQAEFGYHSLISKPMAEECFEEQEMGSLPQIRLPHKTPEAAWQPAMAQAKTLPKRFLVQASIMDPFVIPSSSQMGQSIIHVHFPGMKETRMVNLLIFEVAEEAEEAIVRELLTVGLDTIRLSRGSWLIHTVAIAAIQITA